A single region of the Leptodactylus fuscus isolate aLepFus1 chromosome 5, aLepFus1.hap2, whole genome shotgun sequence genome encodes:
- the PER1 gene encoding period circadian protein homolog 1 isoform X1, producing the protein MNGPCEPPPPLGERGRRTRGAREMEGTQQDETDTNSHGSSGNESNGNESRQSRSSHSSTSGNGKDSAMLEATESSKSTNSHSPSPPSSSIAYSLLSASSEQDNPSTSGCSSEQSVREKNQKELLKALKELKIRLPSEKRGKGKSGTLATLQYALSCVKQVRANQEYYQQWTIDESQPCSLDMSSFTIEEVESVTSEYTLKNPDTFSVAISFITGRIVYISDQASFILHCKRDVFKGAIFAEFLAPQDVSVFYGSTAPYHLPSWSSCTSGDTASMDYTQEKSVFCRISGGRERDMNLRYHPFRLTPYLMKVRDSDNTEGQPCCLLFAEKIHSGYEAPRIPPDKRIFTTRHTPSCVFQEVDERAVPLLGYLPQDLNGMPILFFIHPEDRPLMLAIHKKVLQQAGQPFDHTPIRLCARSGEYVTIDTSWSSFVNPWSRKVSFILGRHKVRTSPLNEDVFTAPKGAEMKPLDPDIQELSEQIHRILMQPVHNTGGNGSGGSNTSQEPFHCNASSSDSNAMVTEDGTDPKPMTFQEFCQNVHKVKSQGQQMFLGSRVIRPHHRGHFQALAPPRTVLTSVDSSPPDTGPKRPPCIPEELTRKETSNFSYQQINCLDSIMRYLESCNLPGTVKRKCGSSSYTSSTSEEEKQKTGESDKEDPSNGPPQQPELPPPPSPTTVGASPLAPLPPLPPSKAESVVSITSQGSFSSTIVHVGDKKPPDSAEMVPLEEPSCPAAPAPPLRPLGLTKEVLSAHTQREEQAFLTRVHNLSQLRVFDPIPVGVWDEQSQRVTRGAKPSLSHQQNNTTANNPSAPSKEGTNTGGRRSKSRKSKAKRPKQGKPTSPSTIPTPLHQETPLLPPPPPGMPGYPLPMFPPRPPAPEPTPSLPRYPLVTPIVALVLPNYLFQPPPVAPPFYPGVSGFPPFNPTPEAPTVASEAPTPTPAPPPAQPMATCPPPSRSSSPPQRLFPSRCSSPLQLDLLQMEELPQPSSGGAGGAAVGGEWEIEEDNKGGVVPGNTNAGGPNAVPGNGEDDRQPENCMGDPQESSSHNDALSSSSDLLDLLLHEDSCSGTGSAASGSMGSNGGSTSACGTNLNYNRILSNFPPGSSESSNTSKYFGSIDSSETDLRVKKAEREEQKVIRYVMQDPLWLLMANADHEVMMSYQLPSRDLESVLQEDREKLRQLQRNQPKFSEEQKRELGEVHSWVRKGRLPHVINITSCTGCSPDAPNYEEDLDLSIMMEDGEECRAGGEETPGETAVVTS; encoded by the exons ATGAACGGGCCTTGtgaacctcctcctcctcttggggagagggggaggagaacACGGGGCGCTCGGGAGATGGAAGGAACCCAACAGGATGAAACGGACACCAACAGCCACGGCTCCAGCGGCAACGAATCTAATGGGAACGAGTCACGGCAAAGCCGGAGTTCCCACAGCAGCACCAGTGGTAATGGCAAAGATTCGGCCATGCTGGAGGCCACAGAGAGCAGCAAGAG CACAAACTCTCATAGTCCGTCACCTCCGAGCAGCTCCATTGCGTACAGCCTCCTGAGCGCAAGCTCCGAGCAAGACAATCCCTCCACCAGTGGCTGCAG TAGTGAACAGTCGGTCCGGGAGAAAAATCAGAAAGAGCTATTGAAGGCCCTGAAAGAGCTGAAGATCCGTCTCCCATCAGAGAAGAGGGGAAAAGGGAAATCGGGGACTCTCGCTACGCTTCAGTATGCACTCTCTTGTGTCAAACAAGTCCGAG CCAACCAGGAGTATTATCAACAGTGGACCATTGATGAATCTCAGCCCTGCAGCCTGGACATGTCCAGCTTCACTATCGAGGAGGTGGAGAGCGTCACATCAGAATACACTCTGAAAAATCCT GATACCTTCTCGGTGGCCATCTCCTTCATCACTGGGCGCATCGTCTACATCTctgaccaggcctcatttatcCTGCATTGCAAAAGGGACGTGTTCAAAGGAGCCATCTTTGCAGAGTTTTTGGCTCCTCAAGACGTGAGCGTCTTCTATGGATCCACTGCACCATATCACCTTCCTTCTTGGAGTAGCTGCACATCTGGAG ATACAGCGTCCATGGACTACACGCAGGAGAAATCTGTGTTCTGCAGGATCAG TGGGGGCCGAGAGCGGGATATGAACCTCCGCTATCACCCGTTCCGCCTCACCCCGTACCTGATGAAGGTACGAGACTCGGACAACACAGAGGGGCAGCCGTGCTGTCTGCTATTCGCAGAGAAGATACACTCTGGATATGAAG CCCCCCGCATCCCTCCAGATAAGAGGATCTTCACTACCAGACATACTCCAAGCTGTGTATTCCAGGAGGTGGATGAGCG AGCTGTCCCTCTACTCGGATACCTCCCGCAGGATCTTAATGGGATGCCCATCTTGTTCTTCATCCATCCCGAGGACCGGCCGCTCATGCTGGCAATACACAAGAAAG TTCTACAACAGGCGGGTCAGCCTTTCGATCACACGCCCATTCGTCTGTGTGCCCGCTCTGGAGAGTACGTGACCATCGATACCAGCTGGAGCAGTTTTGTGAATCCCTGGAGCAGAAAAGTTTCCTTCATACTTGGAAGACATAAAGTTCGGAC GAGTCCACTCAATGAGGACGTTTTTACAGCCCCCAAAGGAGCAGAGATGAAGCCGCTGGATCCTGATATTCAGGAGCTGTCCGAGCAGATCCACAGGATACTGATGCAG CCTGTGCACAACACCGGTGGTAACGGCAGCGgcggcagcaacacatcgcaGGAGCCGTTTCACTGCAATGCCTCATCCAGTGATAGCAACGCCATGGTCACTGAGGATGGGACAGACCCCAAACCT ATGACATTTCAGGAGTTCTGCCAAAACGTCCATAAAGTGAAGAGTCAGGGTCAGCAGATGTTTCTGGGATCCCGGGTGATTCGGCCGCACCACAGAGGACATTTTCAGG CTCTTGCTCCTCCTCGCACAGTCCTCACCAGTGTAGACAGCTCTCCACCCGATACTGGACCCAAACGCCCGCCATGTATCCCGGAGGAGTTGACACGAAAGGAGACTTCTAACTTCTCGTACCAGCAGATCAACTGCCTAGACAGCATCATGCG GTATCTAGAAAGCTGCAACCTCCCCGGCACCGTGAAAAGGAAATGTGGCTCGTCTTCATACACCTCTTCAACCTCCGAAGAGGAGAAACAGAAAACCGGAGAGAGCGACAAAGAAG ACCCCTCGAACGGTCCACCTCAACAGCCGGAGCTGCCTCCCCCTCCTTCGCCCACCACAGTAGGCGCCTCTCCTCTTGCTCCTTTGCCTCCATTACCCCCCAGCAAGGCGGAGAGTGTGGTTTCCATCACCAGTCAAGGGAGCTTTAGCAGCACGATCGTCCATGTAGGAGACAAAAAGCCGCCAGATTCGG CTGAAATGGTTCCTTTGGAAGAGCCATCGTGTCCTGCGGCACCAGCGCCGCCGTTACGCCCGCTCGGTCTAACCAAAGAAGTTCTGTCAGCCCATACCCAGCGTGAAGAGCAAGCCTTCCTCACCCGGGTACACAATCTTAGCCAGCTCAGGGTCTTTGACCCCATCCCTGTTGGTGTATGGGACGAGCAGAGTCAACGTGTGACGAGAG GTGCTAAGCCTTCACTTTCCCATCAACAAAATAATACCACAGCTAATAACCCTTCTGCCCCATCGAAGGAGGGTACAAATACAGGGGGCCGTCGGAGCAAGAGTAGGAAATCGAAGGCCAAGCGACCCAAGCAAGGCAAACCTACATCCCCAAGTACTATTCCGACTCCCCTTCATCAGGAGACgcctctccttcctcctcctcccccaggCATGCCTGGCTATCCCCTGCCGATGTTTcctcctcggccccctgctcctGAGCCCACCCCGTCACTCCCAAGATACCCTCTTGTTACACCCATCGTAGCCCTAGTCCTCCCCAACTATCTGTTCCAACCTCCACCAGTGGCACCGCCTTTTTACCCTGGAGTCTCTGGGTTTCCGCCCTTTAATCCTACGCCCGAAGCTCCGACAGTGGCTTCTGAAGCACCTACTCCGACTCCCGCTCCCCCTCCTGCACAACCCATGGCAACGTGCCCACCTCCATCGAGATCCTCATCCCCTCCCCAGCGTTTATTCCCTTCGAGGTGCAGCTCCCCACTACAATTAGACTTGCTGCAGATGGAGGAGTTACCCCAGCCTAGTAGTGGGGGAGCGGGAGGTGCAGCTGTAGGAGGGGAATGGGAGATCGAAGAGGACAATAAAGGAGGAGTGGTCCCTGGGAATACAAATGCTGGAGGACCCAATGCAGTGCCTGGAAATGGAGAAGACGACAGGCAGCCTGAGAACTGTATG GGTGATCCTCAAGAGTCATCCTCACACAACGACGCTCTCTCCAGCTCCAGTGACCTTCTGGACTTGCTTCTCCACGAGGATTCCTGCTCCGGTACGGGATCTGCCGCCTCAGGATCCATGGGGTCTAATGGAGGCAGTACGTCTGCTTGTGGCACCA ACCTTAACTACAATCGAATCCTTTCTAATTTCCCGCCAGGAAGCAGCGAAAGCAGCAACACCAGCAAATATTTTGGTAGCATTGACTCCTCAGAGACCGACTTAAGAGTCAAAAAGGCGGAGAGGGAGGAACAGAAAGTCATCAGATACGTCATGCAGGATCCACTCTGGCTGCTGATGGCCAACGCTGACCATGAAGTCATGATGTCCTATCAACTCCCATCGAG AGATCTTGAAAGTGTTCTTCAGGAAGATCGAGAGAAACTTCGACAACTCCAAAGAAATCAACCCAAGTTCAGTGAGGAGCAGAAGAGGGAGCTGGGAGAGGTCCATTCTTGGGTCCGGAAAGGGCGTTTACCCCATGTCATCAATATTACA TCCTGCACAGGCTGTTCCCCCGATGCCCCCAATTACGAAGAAGATCTGGATTTGTCCATCATGATGGAGGATGGAGAAGAGTGCAGAGCGGGAGGTGAAGAGACCCCCGGGGAGACGGCGGTGGTCACCAGCTGA
- the PER1 gene encoding period circadian protein homolog 1 isoform X3 — translation MNGPCEPPPPLGERGRRTRGAREMEGTQQDETDTNSHGSSGNESNGNESRQSRSSHSSTSGNGKDSAMLEATESSKSTNSHSPSPPSSSIAYSLLSASSEQDNPSTSGCSSEQSVREKNQKELLKALKELKIRLPSEKRGKGKSGTLATLQYALSCVKQVRANQEYYQQWTIDESQPCSLDMSSFTIEEVESVTSEYTLKNPDTFSVAISFITGRIVYISDQASFILHCKRDVFKGAIFAEFLAPQDVSVFYGSTAPYHLPSWSSCTSGDTASMDYTQEKSVFCRISGGRERDMNLRYHPFRLTPYLMKVRDSDNTEGQPCCLLFAEKIHSGYEAPRIPPDKRIFTTRHTPSCVFQEVDERAVPLLGYLPQDLNGMPILFFIHPEDRPLMLAIHKKVLQQAGQPFDHTPIRLCARSGEYVTIDTSWSSFVNPWSRKVSFILGRHKVRTSPLNEDVFTAPKGAEMKPLDPDIQELSEQIHRILMQPVHNTGGNGSGGSNTSQEPFHCNASSSDSNAMVTEDGTDPKPMTFQEFCQNVHKVKSQGQQMFLGSRVIRPHHRGHFQALAPPRTVLTSVDSSPPDTGPKRPPCIPEELTRKETSNFSYQQINCLDSIMRYLESCNLPGTVKRKCGSSSYTSSTSEEEKQKTGESDKEAEMVPLEEPSCPAAPAPPLRPLGLTKEVLSAHTQREEQAFLTRVHNLSQLRVFDPIPVGVWDEQSQRVTRGAKPSLSHQQNNTTANNPSAPSKEGTNTGGRRSKSRKSKAKRPKQGKPTSPSTIPTPLHQETPLLPPPPPGMPGYPLPMFPPRPPAPEPTPSLPRYPLVTPIVALVLPNYLFQPPPVAPPFYPGVSGFPPFNPTPEAPTVASEAPTPTPAPPPAQPMATCPPPSRSSSPPQRLFPSRCSSPLQLDLLQMEELPQPSSGGAGGAAVGGEWEIEEDNKGGVVPGNTNAGGPNAVPGNGEDDRQPENCMGDPQESSSHNDALSSSSDLLDLLLHEDSCSGTGSAASGSMGSNGGSTSACGTNLNYNRILSNFPPGSSESSNTSKYFGSIDSSETDLRVKKAEREEQKVIRYVMQDPLWLLMANADHEVMMSYQLPSRDLESVLQEDREKLRQLQRNQPKFSEEQKRELGEVHSWVRKGRLPHVINITSCTGCSPDAPNYEEDLDLSIMMEDGEECRAGGEETPGETAVVTS, via the exons ATGAACGGGCCTTGtgaacctcctcctcctcttggggagagggggaggagaacACGGGGCGCTCGGGAGATGGAAGGAACCCAACAGGATGAAACGGACACCAACAGCCACGGCTCCAGCGGCAACGAATCTAATGGGAACGAGTCACGGCAAAGCCGGAGTTCCCACAGCAGCACCAGTGGTAATGGCAAAGATTCGGCCATGCTGGAGGCCACAGAGAGCAGCAAGAG CACAAACTCTCATAGTCCGTCACCTCCGAGCAGCTCCATTGCGTACAGCCTCCTGAGCGCAAGCTCCGAGCAAGACAATCCCTCCACCAGTGGCTGCAG TAGTGAACAGTCGGTCCGGGAGAAAAATCAGAAAGAGCTATTGAAGGCCCTGAAAGAGCTGAAGATCCGTCTCCCATCAGAGAAGAGGGGAAAAGGGAAATCGGGGACTCTCGCTACGCTTCAGTATGCACTCTCTTGTGTCAAACAAGTCCGAG CCAACCAGGAGTATTATCAACAGTGGACCATTGATGAATCTCAGCCCTGCAGCCTGGACATGTCCAGCTTCACTATCGAGGAGGTGGAGAGCGTCACATCAGAATACACTCTGAAAAATCCT GATACCTTCTCGGTGGCCATCTCCTTCATCACTGGGCGCATCGTCTACATCTctgaccaggcctcatttatcCTGCATTGCAAAAGGGACGTGTTCAAAGGAGCCATCTTTGCAGAGTTTTTGGCTCCTCAAGACGTGAGCGTCTTCTATGGATCCACTGCACCATATCACCTTCCTTCTTGGAGTAGCTGCACATCTGGAG ATACAGCGTCCATGGACTACACGCAGGAGAAATCTGTGTTCTGCAGGATCAG TGGGGGCCGAGAGCGGGATATGAACCTCCGCTATCACCCGTTCCGCCTCACCCCGTACCTGATGAAGGTACGAGACTCGGACAACACAGAGGGGCAGCCGTGCTGTCTGCTATTCGCAGAGAAGATACACTCTGGATATGAAG CCCCCCGCATCCCTCCAGATAAGAGGATCTTCACTACCAGACATACTCCAAGCTGTGTATTCCAGGAGGTGGATGAGCG AGCTGTCCCTCTACTCGGATACCTCCCGCAGGATCTTAATGGGATGCCCATCTTGTTCTTCATCCATCCCGAGGACCGGCCGCTCATGCTGGCAATACACAAGAAAG TTCTACAACAGGCGGGTCAGCCTTTCGATCACACGCCCATTCGTCTGTGTGCCCGCTCTGGAGAGTACGTGACCATCGATACCAGCTGGAGCAGTTTTGTGAATCCCTGGAGCAGAAAAGTTTCCTTCATACTTGGAAGACATAAAGTTCGGAC GAGTCCACTCAATGAGGACGTTTTTACAGCCCCCAAAGGAGCAGAGATGAAGCCGCTGGATCCTGATATTCAGGAGCTGTCCGAGCAGATCCACAGGATACTGATGCAG CCTGTGCACAACACCGGTGGTAACGGCAGCGgcggcagcaacacatcgcaGGAGCCGTTTCACTGCAATGCCTCATCCAGTGATAGCAACGCCATGGTCACTGAGGATGGGACAGACCCCAAACCT ATGACATTTCAGGAGTTCTGCCAAAACGTCCATAAAGTGAAGAGTCAGGGTCAGCAGATGTTTCTGGGATCCCGGGTGATTCGGCCGCACCACAGAGGACATTTTCAGG CTCTTGCTCCTCCTCGCACAGTCCTCACCAGTGTAGACAGCTCTCCACCCGATACTGGACCCAAACGCCCGCCATGTATCCCGGAGGAGTTGACACGAAAGGAGACTTCTAACTTCTCGTACCAGCAGATCAACTGCCTAGACAGCATCATGCG GTATCTAGAAAGCTGCAACCTCCCCGGCACCGTGAAAAGGAAATGTGGCTCGTCTTCATACACCTCTTCAACCTCCGAAGAGGAGAAACAGAAAACCGGAGAGAGCGACAAAGAAG CTGAAATGGTTCCTTTGGAAGAGCCATCGTGTCCTGCGGCACCAGCGCCGCCGTTACGCCCGCTCGGTCTAACCAAAGAAGTTCTGTCAGCCCATACCCAGCGTGAAGAGCAAGCCTTCCTCACCCGGGTACACAATCTTAGCCAGCTCAGGGTCTTTGACCCCATCCCTGTTGGTGTATGGGACGAGCAGAGTCAACGTGTGACGAGAG GTGCTAAGCCTTCACTTTCCCATCAACAAAATAATACCACAGCTAATAACCCTTCTGCCCCATCGAAGGAGGGTACAAATACAGGGGGCCGTCGGAGCAAGAGTAGGAAATCGAAGGCCAAGCGACCCAAGCAAGGCAAACCTACATCCCCAAGTACTATTCCGACTCCCCTTCATCAGGAGACgcctctccttcctcctcctcccccaggCATGCCTGGCTATCCCCTGCCGATGTTTcctcctcggccccctgctcctGAGCCCACCCCGTCACTCCCAAGATACCCTCTTGTTACACCCATCGTAGCCCTAGTCCTCCCCAACTATCTGTTCCAACCTCCACCAGTGGCACCGCCTTTTTACCCTGGAGTCTCTGGGTTTCCGCCCTTTAATCCTACGCCCGAAGCTCCGACAGTGGCTTCTGAAGCACCTACTCCGACTCCCGCTCCCCCTCCTGCACAACCCATGGCAACGTGCCCACCTCCATCGAGATCCTCATCCCCTCCCCAGCGTTTATTCCCTTCGAGGTGCAGCTCCCCACTACAATTAGACTTGCTGCAGATGGAGGAGTTACCCCAGCCTAGTAGTGGGGGAGCGGGAGGTGCAGCTGTAGGAGGGGAATGGGAGATCGAAGAGGACAATAAAGGAGGAGTGGTCCCTGGGAATACAAATGCTGGAGGACCCAATGCAGTGCCTGGAAATGGAGAAGACGACAGGCAGCCTGAGAACTGTATG GGTGATCCTCAAGAGTCATCCTCACACAACGACGCTCTCTCCAGCTCCAGTGACCTTCTGGACTTGCTTCTCCACGAGGATTCCTGCTCCGGTACGGGATCTGCCGCCTCAGGATCCATGGGGTCTAATGGAGGCAGTACGTCTGCTTGTGGCACCA ACCTTAACTACAATCGAATCCTTTCTAATTTCCCGCCAGGAAGCAGCGAAAGCAGCAACACCAGCAAATATTTTGGTAGCATTGACTCCTCAGAGACCGACTTAAGAGTCAAAAAGGCGGAGAGGGAGGAACAGAAAGTCATCAGATACGTCATGCAGGATCCACTCTGGCTGCTGATGGCCAACGCTGACCATGAAGTCATGATGTCCTATCAACTCCCATCGAG AGATCTTGAAAGTGTTCTTCAGGAAGATCGAGAGAAACTTCGACAACTCCAAAGAAATCAACCCAAGTTCAGTGAGGAGCAGAAGAGGGAGCTGGGAGAGGTCCATTCTTGGGTCCGGAAAGGGCGTTTACCCCATGTCATCAATATTACA TCCTGCACAGGCTGTTCCCCCGATGCCCCCAATTACGAAGAAGATCTGGATTTGTCCATCATGATGGAGGATGGAGAAGAGTGCAGAGCGGGAGGTGAAGAGACCCCCGGGGAGACGGCGGTGGTCACCAGCTGA
- the PER1 gene encoding period circadian protein homolog 1 isoform X2: protein MNGPCEPPPPLGERGRRTRGAREMEGTQQDETDTNSHGSSGNESNGNESRQSRSSHSSTSGNGKDSAMLEATESSKSTNSHSPSPPSSSIAYSLLSASSEQDNPSTSGCSSEQSVREKNQKELLKALKELKIRLPSEKRGKGKSGTLATLQYALSCVKQVRANQEYYQQWTIDESQPCSLDMSSFTIEEVESVTSEYTLKNPDTFSVAISFITGRIVYISDQASFILHCKRDVFKGAIFAEFLAPQDVSVFYGSTAPYHLPSWSSCTSGDTASMDYTQEKSVFCRISGGRERDMNLRYHPFRLTPYLMKVRDSDNTEGQPCCLLFAEKIHSGYEAPRIPPDKRIFTTRHTPSCVFQEVDERAVPLLGYLPQDLNGMPILFFIHPEDRPLMLAIHKKVLQQAGQPFDHTPIRLCARSGEYVTIDTSWSSFVNPWSRKVSFILGRHKVRTSPLNEDVFTAPKGAEMKPLDPDIQELSEQIHRILMQPVHNTGGNGSGGSNTSQEPFHCNASSSDSNAMVTEDGTDPKPMTFQEFCQNVHKVKSQGQQMFLGSRVIRPHHRGHFQALAPPRTVLTSVDSSPPDTGPKRPPCIPEELTRKETSNFSYQQINCLDSIMRYLESCNLPGTVKRKCGSSSYTSSTSEEEKQKTGESDKEDPSNGPPQQPELPPPPSPTTVGASPLAPLPPLPPSKAESVVSITSQGSFSSTIVHVGDKKPPDSAEMVPLEEPSCPAAPAPPLRPLGLTKEVLSAHTQREEQAFLTRVHNLSQLRVFDPIPVGVWDEQSQRVTRGAKPSLSHQQNNTTANNPSAPSKEGTNTGGRRSKSRKSKAKRPKQGKPTSPSTIPTPLHQETPLLPPPPPGMPGYPLPMFPPRPPAPEPTPSLPRYPLVTPIVALVLPNYLFQPPPVAPPFYPGVSGFPPFNPTPEAPTVASEAPTPTPAPPPAQPMATCPPPSRSSSPPQRLFPSRCSSPLQLDLLQMEELPQPSSGGAGGAAVGGEWEIEEDNKGGVVPGNTNAGGPNAVPGNGEDDRQPENCMGDPQESSSHNDALSSSSDLLDLLLHEDSCSGTGSAASGSMGSNGGSTSACGTRSSESSNTSKYFGSIDSSETDLRVKKAEREEQKVIRYVMQDPLWLLMANADHEVMMSYQLPSRDLESVLQEDREKLRQLQRNQPKFSEEQKRELGEVHSWVRKGRLPHVINITSCTGCSPDAPNYEEDLDLSIMMEDGEECRAGGEETPGETAVVTS from the exons ATGAACGGGCCTTGtgaacctcctcctcctcttggggagagggggaggagaacACGGGGCGCTCGGGAGATGGAAGGAACCCAACAGGATGAAACGGACACCAACAGCCACGGCTCCAGCGGCAACGAATCTAATGGGAACGAGTCACGGCAAAGCCGGAGTTCCCACAGCAGCACCAGTGGTAATGGCAAAGATTCGGCCATGCTGGAGGCCACAGAGAGCAGCAAGAG CACAAACTCTCATAGTCCGTCACCTCCGAGCAGCTCCATTGCGTACAGCCTCCTGAGCGCAAGCTCCGAGCAAGACAATCCCTCCACCAGTGGCTGCAG TAGTGAACAGTCGGTCCGGGAGAAAAATCAGAAAGAGCTATTGAAGGCCCTGAAAGAGCTGAAGATCCGTCTCCCATCAGAGAAGAGGGGAAAAGGGAAATCGGGGACTCTCGCTACGCTTCAGTATGCACTCTCTTGTGTCAAACAAGTCCGAG CCAACCAGGAGTATTATCAACAGTGGACCATTGATGAATCTCAGCCCTGCAGCCTGGACATGTCCAGCTTCACTATCGAGGAGGTGGAGAGCGTCACATCAGAATACACTCTGAAAAATCCT GATACCTTCTCGGTGGCCATCTCCTTCATCACTGGGCGCATCGTCTACATCTctgaccaggcctcatttatcCTGCATTGCAAAAGGGACGTGTTCAAAGGAGCCATCTTTGCAGAGTTTTTGGCTCCTCAAGACGTGAGCGTCTTCTATGGATCCACTGCACCATATCACCTTCCTTCTTGGAGTAGCTGCACATCTGGAG ATACAGCGTCCATGGACTACACGCAGGAGAAATCTGTGTTCTGCAGGATCAG TGGGGGCCGAGAGCGGGATATGAACCTCCGCTATCACCCGTTCCGCCTCACCCCGTACCTGATGAAGGTACGAGACTCGGACAACACAGAGGGGCAGCCGTGCTGTCTGCTATTCGCAGAGAAGATACACTCTGGATATGAAG CCCCCCGCATCCCTCCAGATAAGAGGATCTTCACTACCAGACATACTCCAAGCTGTGTATTCCAGGAGGTGGATGAGCG AGCTGTCCCTCTACTCGGATACCTCCCGCAGGATCTTAATGGGATGCCCATCTTGTTCTTCATCCATCCCGAGGACCGGCCGCTCATGCTGGCAATACACAAGAAAG TTCTACAACAGGCGGGTCAGCCTTTCGATCACACGCCCATTCGTCTGTGTGCCCGCTCTGGAGAGTACGTGACCATCGATACCAGCTGGAGCAGTTTTGTGAATCCCTGGAGCAGAAAAGTTTCCTTCATACTTGGAAGACATAAAGTTCGGAC GAGTCCACTCAATGAGGACGTTTTTACAGCCCCCAAAGGAGCAGAGATGAAGCCGCTGGATCCTGATATTCAGGAGCTGTCCGAGCAGATCCACAGGATACTGATGCAG CCTGTGCACAACACCGGTGGTAACGGCAGCGgcggcagcaacacatcgcaGGAGCCGTTTCACTGCAATGCCTCATCCAGTGATAGCAACGCCATGGTCACTGAGGATGGGACAGACCCCAAACCT ATGACATTTCAGGAGTTCTGCCAAAACGTCCATAAAGTGAAGAGTCAGGGTCAGCAGATGTTTCTGGGATCCCGGGTGATTCGGCCGCACCACAGAGGACATTTTCAGG CTCTTGCTCCTCCTCGCACAGTCCTCACCAGTGTAGACAGCTCTCCACCCGATACTGGACCCAAACGCCCGCCATGTATCCCGGAGGAGTTGACACGAAAGGAGACTTCTAACTTCTCGTACCAGCAGATCAACTGCCTAGACAGCATCATGCG GTATCTAGAAAGCTGCAACCTCCCCGGCACCGTGAAAAGGAAATGTGGCTCGTCTTCATACACCTCTTCAACCTCCGAAGAGGAGAAACAGAAAACCGGAGAGAGCGACAAAGAAG ACCCCTCGAACGGTCCACCTCAACAGCCGGAGCTGCCTCCCCCTCCTTCGCCCACCACAGTAGGCGCCTCTCCTCTTGCTCCTTTGCCTCCATTACCCCCCAGCAAGGCGGAGAGTGTGGTTTCCATCACCAGTCAAGGGAGCTTTAGCAGCACGATCGTCCATGTAGGAGACAAAAAGCCGCCAGATTCGG CTGAAATGGTTCCTTTGGAAGAGCCATCGTGTCCTGCGGCACCAGCGCCGCCGTTACGCCCGCTCGGTCTAACCAAAGAAGTTCTGTCAGCCCATACCCAGCGTGAAGAGCAAGCCTTCCTCACCCGGGTACACAATCTTAGCCAGCTCAGGGTCTTTGACCCCATCCCTGTTGGTGTATGGGACGAGCAGAGTCAACGTGTGACGAGAG GTGCTAAGCCTTCACTTTCCCATCAACAAAATAATACCACAGCTAATAACCCTTCTGCCCCATCGAAGGAGGGTACAAATACAGGGGGCCGTCGGAGCAAGAGTAGGAAATCGAAGGCCAAGCGACCCAAGCAAGGCAAACCTACATCCCCAAGTACTATTCCGACTCCCCTTCATCAGGAGACgcctctccttcctcctcctcccccaggCATGCCTGGCTATCCCCTGCCGATGTTTcctcctcggccccctgctcctGAGCCCACCCCGTCACTCCCAAGATACCCTCTTGTTACACCCATCGTAGCCCTAGTCCTCCCCAACTATCTGTTCCAACCTCCACCAGTGGCACCGCCTTTTTACCCTGGAGTCTCTGGGTTTCCGCCCTTTAATCCTACGCCCGAAGCTCCGACAGTGGCTTCTGAAGCACCTACTCCGACTCCCGCTCCCCCTCCTGCACAACCCATGGCAACGTGCCCACCTCCATCGAGATCCTCATCCCCTCCCCAGCGTTTATTCCCTTCGAGGTGCAGCTCCCCACTACAATTAGACTTGCTGCAGATGGAGGAGTTACCCCAGCCTAGTAGTGGGGGAGCGGGAGGTGCAGCTGTAGGAGGGGAATGGGAGATCGAAGAGGACAATAAAGGAGGAGTGGTCCCTGGGAATACAAATGCTGGAGGACCCAATGCAGTGCCTGGAAATGGAGAAGACGACAGGCAGCCTGAGAACTGTATG GGTGATCCTCAAGAGTCATCCTCACACAACGACGCTCTCTCCAGCTCCAGTGACCTTCTGGACTTGCTTCTCCACGAGGATTCCTGCTCCGGTACGGGATCTGCCGCCTCAGGATCCATGGGGTCTAATGGAGGCAGTACGTCTGCTTGTGGCACCA GAAGCAGCGAAAGCAGCAACACCAGCAAATATTTTGGTAGCATTGACTCCTCAGAGACCGACTTAAGAGTCAAAAAGGCGGAGAGGGAGGAACAGAAAGTCATCAGATACGTCATGCAGGATCCACTCTGGCTGCTGATGGCCAACGCTGACCATGAAGTCATGATGTCCTATCAACTCCCATCGAG AGATCTTGAAAGTGTTCTTCAGGAAGATCGAGAGAAACTTCGACAACTCCAAAGAAATCAACCCAAGTTCAGTGAGGAGCAGAAGAGGGAGCTGGGAGAGGTCCATTCTTGGGTCCGGAAAGGGCGTTTACCCCATGTCATCAATATTACA TCCTGCACAGGCTGTTCCCCCGATGCCCCCAATTACGAAGAAGATCTGGATTTGTCCATCATGATGGAGGATGGAGAAGAGTGCAGAGCGGGAGGTGAAGAGACCCCCGGGGAGACGGCGGTGGTCACCAGCTGA